One Methylocystis iwaonis genomic window, GTTTCTCCGTCAGTACAGGTGCGGCATCGAGGCTATTCGCTTTATCGCCTGATCAGATTGCGTTCACAACATCAATCAGACTATCGTTGCGCTGCCGTAAGACGAGTCGCCGCTGACAAAAATGGCGCGTCCTGTGCTTGACCGCGCCGTCGCAAGTCGCTGCCGAACATCCAAGCGGCTTCCATAAGGGAGAATTTATATGGTGATCCGTCTCGTTGTTTCCCGCGCTGCGGTCGGCCTCGTCGCCATGGGCCTCGGCATGGCCGTCTCGGGCGAAGCCCTCGCCCAGGCCAATGTGCTGAAGGAATGCGGATCTCGTTATCAGGCCAAGAAGGCCGCCAATGAACTCGCCGGCCAGAGCTGGCAGGATTTTCTGAAGGAATGCCGCGCGAGCCTCGCCGAGCCGGCCGCCGCCGCCCCGGCGGAAGCTGCGAAACCCGCCGCCGAGCCGGCGAAGCCCGCCGAAGCCGCGGCGCCGACGCCTGCGCCGGCCGCTGAGGCCGCCAAGCCCGCCGAACCCGCTAAGCCGGCGGAAGCCGCCAAGCCTGCCGAGGCCGCCAAGCCCGCCGCCGACACCAAGGCCGCCACGCAGTCGCGCCAGAAGAAATGCGCCGCCGAGTGGAAGCAAAAGAAGGCCGAGCTTCTCAAGGCCGACAAGAAGATCACCTGGCCGAAATATTGGAGCCAGTGCAACAAGCGTCTCAAAGAGGCCGGCGAATAATCCGGCTCGATTCCAATGCAAGCGCCCGGCGATTTCGCCGGGCGTTTTTTTGCGAAAAACACATCTTGCCCGGGTCGCGGGATCATGTCACAGGACTGAAAAGATTAGGCATCTCGGGAGGCGCGGGTGGAAAAAGGCGAATTGCGAAAGCTGCAGGCGTTTCTGCGTCGCTCCTTCGGCAATGACGACATCCGCGTCACCCTCGATCCGAAGAACACGGAAAACGCCGCCGTTCATCTCGGCGAGCGCAAAATCGCGACCATCTCTGTCGACGACGAGGACGGCGACCGCTCCTTCGCTTTCGAGATGAAAATTCCTGTCGGCCGCGAAGTGCTGCAGTCTTATCTGCGGAAGCTTTTCGAAAACGACCGGCTGACGATTGTCGCGCGCGGCCGCAAAACCGATTCCGTCGAACTCAACAGCGACGGCGAGTTTCTCGGAGTGATCTCCGCTGACGATGCGAAGCTCTCGAGCTTCACGCTGCAGATCGCCATTCTCGATTTCGATCTCGAGGAAGAAGAGTAATCACACGACAAACCTCCGAGGCGGCCTCGTCCTTCGAGACGCGAGCGTCGCTCGCTCCTCAGGATGAGGCCTAAGTGTGTGACGAAATTGCAGAAGCTCCTCATGCTGAGGAGCCTGCGCAGCAGGCGTCTCGAAGCACGAGGGGCGTCAACGCCACTTTTGCAGCAGCCTGTAATCACCGCTTCTTTGTTTGCGGCGCGGTCATTCTGGCGAGCAGCGTCTGCGCGCCCTCATAGAGCGCATCCCAATTTTCGAGAAGCGCCGGCGCATAACGCAGCTCGACATCGAGGGCGCCTTTGCGAAAGACGGAGATGCAGCCCTCGCCAGGTGCGCCCGTCTCCGGTTTCGGGCAGCGCGCGAAAAACGCGCTTCCGTCGGGCGGCGCGATGAAAAGCTCTTCGGAATCGTAAGGCGAACCCGGCTCGAAGCGACGCAGCACGAGGCCGCCCGGGCCATCCAGCGTCTCGGGCGCCAGGAAGCGGGCGTAGAGCTTCGCGGGGCGCTCGCCGGGATCGAGCCCGTCGTCCTTTGAAGTGACCGTAAAAGTCACCGACTCGCCAACGCGCGGTTTCGCTTTCACGGGCGCGAAGCCGGGGTAGGAGACGATGAAGCTCAATCTGTCCGCCATTCCGCCGACGCCGGTCGTCTCGTCGCGCGCATAGGCGCGCGCGTAGGAAAAGCTTACGCCCGCGACTTCCGCATGGATCGTTTCATTCGGCGCATTCCCCCGGGCCGAGAACAGCAAGACAGTTCCAACAGCGATGCAGAGCGCCAGCAGGACGAATGCGATGAGGAGCCGCATCGAAGCGACGACGCCCAAATCAGCTCGTCACCCGCCATTCGCCATTCTCGCGGCAGGCCTGGCCCTTCGCTTCCTGCGGCCGGCCGTTGATGAAGATCTTATGCGTGTAATCCCGGCACGCGCCGTTCTCGGAGCCGGGCGTGACGAAGCCATAGGCGCCCTTTTCGCCCCGCCAGCTCTTGCGGGCGCCACTGGAGACCGCTTCCTGCTGCGCGGCAATGGCCGTGGCGCGGTCCTTTTCTCCGAGCGACAGGCCGATAGAGCCGCCAATGACGCCCGGCGCAGGAGGCGGCGGCGCTGTGACGACAGGCGCCTCCGCCACGACGGGCGTCGGCGCCGGCGTCGAATTGCAGGCGGAGAGGCCAGAGGCCGCGCAGAGGAGGCTCATCGCCAAGGTCGCTTTCGCGCACGTCGTCGACAAAATCCGTTCTCCCTCGGTGGTCGCAATCGCGCCCCTCATGCAGGATCGGCAGGCGGCTGTCAAAACCCCGGCAGGCGCAGCCGCGCCCGCAGGCCGCCTGTCGGGCTGTCGTCCAATTCCAGCGCGCCGCCATAGGCGACGGCGAGATCGACCACGATCGAGAGGCCCAATCCCGAGCCCGGCTTGGTTTCGTCCAACCGGCGTCCGCGCTCTGTGGCCTGCGCGCGCAAATGCGGCGCGAGGCCGGGGCCGTCGTCGTCGATCGTGACGATCAACGCGCTGCGGCTCGCGCCGCTGGTTTGAGAGTCGACCGCGACGCAGATCGTGACAGCGCTCTCCGCCCATTTCCCGGCATTATCGAGAAGATTGCCGACCATCTCCTCGAGATCCTGGCGTTCGCCGAGGAAACGCAGCTCCGGGCGGACGTCGCCCGAAAAGGCGATGCTGCGCTCGCTATAGATCTTCGTGAAAGCGCGCAGCAGCGCTTCGACGCAGGGCGCAATGGGCGTCGCGGCGCCGAGCGCGCCGCCGCGGGCCGCCGCGCGCGCGCGGTCGAGATAAAAGGAAATCTGGTCGCGCATGATGCGGGCCTGTTCGCCGACCTTGTCGGCCAAAGGCGAGGGCGCGGCGTCCGCTTCATTGACCATGACGCTGAGCGGCGTCTTCAACGCATGGGCCAGATTGCCGACCTGAGTGCGGGCGCGTTCGAGAATGTCGCGATTGGCGCCGATGAGCAGATTGAGCTCGTCGGCGAGCGGCGCGATCTCGTTGGGATAGGCGCCCGTGATGCGGTCGCGCTCCGCGCGCCGAATGGCGGCCAGCTCGCGCTGCAAAAGACGCAGCGGCCGCAGGCCGAAACGCACCTGAAAGGCGGCGACGATCGCGAGCGCAATGGCGAGCGCGGCGAAGGCGATGATCAAAGCGAAACGAAAGCGCGTGATCTGCTCTTCCATTTCTTCGACGCTCGCGGCGACCTGGACGAGATAAATGCCTGTGTCTTCCGCGTCGATGACGCGCTCGACGATTCGCAGCTTGCGGCCGTCCGGCCCCCAGGCAAGACCGCGCCGGGAGCCGCCCACTCCCGCCGGCACGCCGAGGTCGGAGAGCTTGGGGAGGCGATCGGCGAAGAGCGAACGCGACGCCTTTATCTCATGCGCCGCATTGTCCATGCGCGTGATCTGCCAATACCAGCCCGAGCCAGGAAGCTCGAACTGCGGATCGCCGAACTGGCTCGGTCCCGTTCGTCCCTCCTGGCCCGACTCCGAGACGTCGGCGACAATGGCGCGAAGGTAGACGTCGAGGCGGCGTTCGAAAATTTCCTCCGCGACCCGTCGGTAATAGGCGGTGAAGAAAAGGCTGGCGACGAGCAGCACCACCGAACTCAGCGCGGCTGCGGTCAAAAACAGTCGCGTTGCGATGGAGCGTGTCGTCAAGCTCGGCAGGCGCATGGTTCTTTAGCGTTTCCCGCCGGCGTCCTCTGGGCCGGACACGGCCATATAGCCGAGTCCGCGAATGGTGTGAATCAGCTCCACGCCGAGCTTCTTGCGCAGACGCCCGACAAAGACTTCGATCGTGTTGGAGTCCCGGTCGAAGTCTTGATCGTAAATATGCTCGATGATCTCGCTGCGCGAGACAACGCGCCCGCTGTGATGCATGAGATAGGCGAGCAGACGATATTCATGCGAGGTGAGCTTCACCGGCGCGCCGTCGACCACCACGCGGCCCGCCTTGGTGTCGAGCCGCACGGGGCCGCAGACGATCTCATTGGTCGCATGCCCGGCCGCGCGGCGCAGCAAAGCGCGCATGCGCGCCAGCACCTCCTCCATATGGAAGGGCTTGGCGACATAATCGTCGGCGCCGGCGTCGAAACCCTGAACCTTTTCGCTCCAGCGGTCGCGCGCCGTCAGAATCAGAACCGGCATGACGCGCCCATTTGCGCGCCATTGCTCCAAAACGGTGATGCCGTCCTTTTTGGGCAGGCCGACGTCGAGCACAACCGCGTCATAGGTTTCCGTTTCGCCCAGAAAATGCCCTTCTTCGCCGTCGAACGCACGGTCCACGGCGTAGCCGGACTGCTCCAGAGCCTGCGCGATCTGGCGGTTCAAATCCTTATCGTCTTCGATGACGAGCAGCCGCACCCTTTCGCCCTCCCCATGAAACCCCGGTCTTGTCTCAATTATTCGTGCGGCTGGAATGCGGCTTTCCCGTCGCGGCGTCGAACAAAAGTTTGACGATGCGTCCGTCGGGCCGCAGCACGCTGATCTCGTAGATGAAGAGCTCTTCCAGCCAGCATAGCCGCGCGCCCAGCGCTTCGCCGCTGAGTTCAAGGGCGGCGGCGCGCATGCAGGCGAGAGGCTCGGTCAGTTTGTGCGCCTCGATTTTTTCTCGCGTCTGGCTCGTGGAAAAGCACTGGCGGCGGACGGGCAGGCGCTCGGCTATCCGTTCGGGAGCTTCTTCGGCGCGCGCCGGCCCAAGCGTCGCCGCGATCGCGGCGGCGGCCAAAGCGCAGCGAAACCTGAAAAAGGCGACGGGCATTCGTTCTCCTGAACCTATCCTTCTCCATCGGCGATGAACCGCGAATGAACGCCGCCGAAGGCCGTGGCCTGGCTCGCTTTTCAGCATTTTGCCGGCCTTCGGAGGCATATTGCAAGTTTAGCGGGGCGCGCGAAGCAGCGTGGAGATTTTCCCCGGCGGCGTCGAGGTGAAGGCCCGCATCGCCGCCATGAGAGTCGCCGCGCCGACGGCGACGGCGCCCGCCTTGGGATCGTCGAGAAAGGTGATCCAGTCGGTCGATGCGAGCACGCCGAACATGGCGACAAGCGCGGCGGCGAGATAGGTGCGATATCCGGTCATCGTATTTCCTTCGTAGGATACAGGCCTGTCGAGGCCTCAGGCTTGGGGCAGGGACTGGTCCGCCGCGGCGATTGCGGCGCGTAGCTGATCGGCGGTCGCGTGAAGATCGGCGGCCATCTGGTCGACGGCGGCGGCGTCCACCGCCGACGCGCGG contains:
- a CDS encoding DUF3126 family protein, with product MEKGELRKLQAFLRRSFGNDDIRVTLDPKNTENAAVHLGERKIATISVDDEDGDRSFAFEMKIPVGREVLQSYLRKLFENDRLTIVARGRKTDSVELNSDGEFLGVISADDAKLSSFTLQIAILDFDLEEEE
- a CDS encoding sensor histidine kinase, which codes for MRLPSLTTRSIATRLFLTAAALSSVVLLVASLFFTAYYRRVAEEIFERRLDVYLRAIVADVSESGQEGRTGPSQFGDPQFELPGSGWYWQITRMDNAAHEIKASRSLFADRLPKLSDLGVPAGVGGSRRGLAWGPDGRKLRIVERVIDAEDTGIYLVQVAASVEEMEEQITRFRFALIIAFAALAIALAIVAAFQVRFGLRPLRLLQRELAAIRRAERDRITGAYPNEIAPLADELNLLIGANRDILERARTQVGNLAHALKTPLSVMVNEADAAPSPLADKVGEQARIMRDQISFYLDRARAAARGGALGAATPIAPCVEALLRAFTKIYSERSIAFSGDVRPELRFLGERQDLEEMVGNLLDNAGKWAESAVTICVAVDSQTSGASRSALIVTIDDDGPGLAPHLRAQATERGRRLDETKPGSGLGLSIVVDLAVAYGGALELDDSPTGGLRARLRLPGF
- a CDS encoding response regulator transcription factor gives rise to the protein MRLLVIEDDKDLNRQIAQALEQSGYAVDRAFDGEEGHFLGETETYDAVVLDVGLPKKDGITVLEQWRANGRVMPVLILTARDRWSEKVQGFDAGADDYVAKPFHMEEVLARMRALLRRAAGHATNEIVCGPVRLDTKAGRVVVDGAPVKLTSHEYRLLAYLMHHSGRVVSRSEIIEHIYDQDFDRDSNTIEVFVGRLRKKLGVELIHTIRGLGYMAVSGPEDAGGKR
- a CDS encoding PepSY domain-containing protein, producing MPVAFFRFRCALAAAAIAATLGPARAEEAPERIAERLPVRRQCFSTSQTREKIEAHKLTEPLACMRAAALELSGEALGARLCWLEELFIYEISVLRPDGRIVKLLFDAATGKPHSSRTNN